The proteins below are encoded in one region of Pangasianodon hypophthalmus isolate fPanHyp1 chromosome 6, fPanHyp1.pri, whole genome shotgun sequence:
- the mical3a gene encoding protein-methionine sulfoxide oxidase mical3a isoform X10 yields the protein MGDGGVGAAGEGINQSHVLFDRFVQASTCKGTLKAFQELCDFLELKPSEYRVFYHKLKSKLNYWKAKALWAKLDKRASHKEYKKGRACANSKCLIIGAGPCGLRTAIELGFLGAKVVLLEKRDAFSRNNVLHLWPFTIQDLRGLGAKKFYGKFCAGSIDHISIRQLQLMLLKMALLLGIEIHVNVEFKGLIEPPEDQENERIGWRAEVHPKTHPVSELEFDVIIGADGRRNTLSGFRRKEFRGKLAIAITANFINRNTTAEAKVEEISGVAFIFNQKFFQDLREATGIDLENIVYYKDDTHYFVMTAKKQSLLEKGVILHDYVDTEMLLSRSNVDQAALLSYAREAADFSTNHQLPKLDFAINHYGQPDVAMFDFTCMYASENAALVRQRNGHQLLVAIVGDSLLEPFWPMGTGIARGFLAAMDSAWMVRSWAQGASPLEVLAERESIYRLLPQTTPENVSKNYSQYTLDPTTRYPNISLHLLRPNQVRHLLDTGETREIRIDMENVVNSSTPKLTRNELLLEKQFQESVARSSKLLNWCQRQTDGYRGVSVSDLTMSWKSGLALCALIYRYRPDLIDFDSLDEKDVEKNNQLAFDIAEKEFGISPIMTGKEMSIVVEPDKLSMVMYLSQFYEMFKDTVPPGENHNLSPEEKAALIASTKSPISFLSKLGQSINISRKRNPKQDKKEKELDGLGKRRKTSQTGQSEDEEPQRPVRDERTFVATALTERRVDPTAAANNNKVKSMATQLLAKFEENAPVQSTGLKRQIDSMPDLGLALSPSLPSTSLKEPVQLAPLPAWRKASRSSDGLRSCPKKTILLYPPPPSSSSPSLSSHTQKNVLKLVIDEHDSDDDDNQDHLTFSYRESEFRSVEPVHVVNIQERAEALAAKFTGQSSKPEKPQPMKKPSRFFLQQWLLSHGLHPGQPSCSPDPQQEETQSLRLHSDDQVPIHIPSIQERAERLASLFKDKPARPKPKKKPSRFLIEQWHRKREMSTDPQLTSLSLNRQHYVKMYTGGVSLLAEQIANQLQPQEDCRSRPDKRELGSLRKEFPQNIGGSDVCFFCRKRVYVMERLSAEGKFFHRSCFKCDYCGTTLRLSSYAFDVEDGKFYCKPHYCYRLSGQAQRKRPAPPAAPLQPKESQAPVIPAASLDAPGAPCPVERGPSAPEVNGLAEPSVAKRLKGTPERIELENYRLSMQREEELEEVPEETLAEHNLSSVLDKGTDVDEGSSSSESDMEEEGEELEPPANSDLGGVPWKEAVELHAKLKAGSEAGASRKEGDLEEEEEEEEGDEEEDEEEEEDEEEEEEDEEEEESSDEGEYYPWERELQSGLWLENLKDEEDTGTFKARNLRIQQTLEPVDPVLPQTEGEKEECSDSGSLPSLLTQNTQPVSCTVPSHKSLRHEAVRAWLDSMSGEPCVEDEEEPEAEAGSPDIEPGTELDEEDIPSDAEAEARSQLVEDPEPLPVDTGKPASLEQVSRIEHTERVSVSPKEIIVDVILTPIPKPSTPTEEIKEKLTPVLIKSPGTRFFPEPFLPDYTKTEVPPSPEVKTPNTPVAVASPIRFQPAPLPDTVTPKSPVQVESCACSPSANPLSPICAQPLPCQEPSSPLSSGSPVRTQPVPAVTSTPLTKPASERTTTESLNAKDSTVETPVKKTDIIEEFWLKSAEIRRSLGLIPLDRSKAVEKSIIKTPTADPVLSKPPISEDISEKPAFTGRTVIHRLNITVEGQVISPVEPKSSSSERKDLSSSSGLGLNDSNTTSQTPTCDSINNSDSTMLTPPSSPPPPPPNEEPATLTKKKPQVSWEKLSTPSKEPEVEKAPTKVKTPTSPNQDTFVTVPVAAPRTNPPVVMRIKEPNKPRREEVRKSFAECVDEIPFADDVEDTYDDRTPDTSMQDRFYTPPTSRVNRDKPSLHLALAMENGKPNIHGGLVSRSVKGPQHFSPEAKEIAEERMREREKSVKSQALKDAMAKQINKMKEAESNKGAVAKVAWNVSDVAVKHKQRSSSPKSSAVKALESKKQAEGLPDRFFTSPLNKSVDSSVTSSESSTGGKSKKRSSLFSPRKNKKEKKAKNESRHSGTEETPPKHKSLWKAVFSGYKKDKKKKDDKSSPSTPSSSTTVDSGKKKGSPVARSSDLHLRRNLSFSEDSDLSCDDVLERSSQKSKADSVYVPHALAFKRSYATKKTYTEEELNAKLTRKVQKAARRQAKQEELKRLHRAQIIQRQLEQVEEKQRQLEERGVAVEKALRGEADYWGESNYSEILDLHLGGMGKKDDPKLMQEWFKLVQEKNALVRYESELMIFARELELEDRQSRLQQELRERMAIEDHLKTEAELTEEKRILNEMLEVVEQRDSLVALLEEQRLREKEEDKDLEAVMLSKGFNLNWA from the exons ATGGGAGATGGAGGTGTCGGTGCAGCAGGAGAGGGGATCAATCAGTCACACGTTCTCTTTGACCGCTTCGTTCAGGCCTCCACCTGTAAGGGGACCCTTAAAGCTTTTCAGGAGCTGTGTGACTTCCTTGAGCTCAAGCCCAGTGAGTATCGAGTCTTCTACCACAAGCTCAAGTCCAAGCTCAACTACTGGAAGGCGAAAGCACTCTGGGCCAAGCTAGACAAACGTGCCAGCCACAAGGAGTACAAGAAAGGCAGAGCTTGTGCTAACTCTAAG TGTCTGATCATCGGAGCAGGACCATGTGGCCTGCGCACGGCTATAGAACTTGGCTTTCTGGGAGCCAAGGTGGTCCTGTTGGAGAAGAGAGATGCTTTCTCCCGCAACAATGTCCTCCACCTGTGGCCTTTCACCATTCAGGATCTGCGGGGTCTCGGCGCAAAAAAGTTCTACGGAAAATTCTGTGCCGGCTCCATAGACCATATCA GTATTCGTCAGCTGCAATTGATGTTGCTGAAAATGGCTCTGCTCTTAGGTATCGAGATCCATGTCAATGTGGAGTTCAAAGGCCTCATCGAACCCCCAGAAGACCAAGAGAATGAGA GGATTGGCTGGAGAGCTGAAGTCCATCCTAAAACCCACCCTGTTAGCGAGCTGGAGTTTGATGTCATCATTGGGGCAGATGGGAGGAGAAACACGTTGTCAG GGTTCAGAAGGAAAGAGTTCAGGGGCAAGCTGGCCATCGCCATCACGGCCAACTTTATTAACCGCAACACTACAGCTGAGGCCAAAGTGGAGGAGATCAGCGGGGTGGCCTTCATCTTCAACCAGAAGTTCTTTCAGGATCTAAGGGAAGCCACTG GGATTGATCTGGAAAACATTGTCTACTATAAGGATGACACGCACTACTTTGTGATGACTGCCAAGAAGCAGAGTCTGCTGGAGAAGGGCGTCATTCTGCAC GATTATGTGGACACAGAGATGCTTCTATCCAGGTCTAATGTGGACCAAGCTGCTTTGCTGTCCTACGCCAGAGAGGCAGCTGACTTCTCCACCAATCACCAGCTGCCCAAGCTGGACTTCGCCATCAACCATTACGGGCAGCCTGATGTGGCCATGTTTGACTTCACGTGCATGTACGCCTCGGAAAATGCCGCGCTGGTGCGCCAACGCAACGGCCACCAGCTGCTCGTAGCTATAGTTGGAGACAGCCTTCTGGAG CCATTCTGGCCAATGGGGACAGGCATTGCACGAGGCTTCCTGGCGGCCATGGACTCGGCGTGGATGGTGAGAAGCTGGGCACAGGGCGCGTCTCCTCTCGAGGTGTTGGCGGAGAG GGAGAGTATATATCGTCTGCTCCCACAAACCACTCCAGAGAACGTGAGTAAGAACTACAGTCAGTACACATTGGATCCCACAACACGCTACCCCAACATCAGTCTGCACCTGCTCCGGCCCAATCAG GTACGGCATCTCCTAGACACTGGGGAAACCAGGGAAATTCGCATCGACATGGAGAACGTGGTCAACTCTTCGACTCCCAAACTCACGAGGAATG aACTTCTGCTTGAGAAGCAGTTCCAAG AGTCTGTAGCGCGCTCCAGCAAGCTGCTAAACTGGTGTCAGAGGCAGACGGATGGCTATAGAGGGGTCAGTGTGTCTGATCTCACCATGTCATGGAAGAGTGGCTTGGCTTTGTGTGCCCTTATCTATCGCTACAGGCCAGACCTCAT TGATTTTGACTCGCTGGACGAGAAGGACGTGGAGAAGAATAACCAGTTGGCTTTTGACATTGCTGAGAAGGAGTTCGGGATTTCGCCCATTATGACTGGGAAGGAGATGTCTATTGTAGTGGAGCCTGACAAGCTCTCCATGGTCATGTACCTCAGCCAGTTCTATGAGATGTTCAAGGACACAGTGCCCCCTGGTG aaaacCACAACCTGAGTCCAGAGGAAAAGGCTGCGCTGATCGCCAGCACTAAGTCTCCCATCTCCTTCCTCAGCAAACTTGGTCAAAGCATCAACATCTCGAGGAAACGCAACCCCAAG CAGGATAAGAAGGAGAAGGAGCTTGACGGATTGGGGAAGAGGAGAAAGACGAGTCAGACCGGCCAGTCTGAAGAT GAGGAGCCTCAGCGGCCAGTGCGTGATGAGCGAACTTTTGTAGCCACGGCTCTAACGGAGCGTAGGGTCGACCCCACTGCAGCGGCTAACAACAACAAGGTGAAGTCCATGGCCACTCAGCTGCTAGCCAAGTTTGAGGAGAATGCACCGGTACAGTCTACTGGACTCAAAAGACAG ATTGACTCTATGCCTGATCTGGGGCTTGCGCTGTCTCCCTCCCTGCCATCCACCTCTCTGAAAGAGCCAGTGCAGCTGGCACCACTTCCCGCATGGAGAAAG GCTAGCAGAAGCAGCGATGGCCTGCGGAGCTGCCCTAAGAAAACCATTCTGCTCtatcctcctcctccatcatcttCCTCTCCATCGCTCTCTTCACATACACAG AAGAATGTTCTCAAACTGGTGATagatgaacatgacagtgatgaCGATGACAACCAGGATCATCTGACATTCTCTTACAGG GAAAGTGAGTTCAGATCTGTGGAGCCCGTCCATGTCGTTAACATTCAGGAGAGAGCTGAAGCGCTAGCCGCTAAGTTTACAGGGCAGTCCAGCAAGCCTGAAAAACCCCAG CCGATGAAAAAGCCATCACGCTTCTTTCTTCAGCAGTGGCTTTTGAGCCATGGGTTACACCCAGGACAGCCGTCCTGCTCCCCTGATCCTCAGCAGGAG GAGACACAGAGTTTGCGATTGCACTCTGATGATCAAGTGCCTATACACATCCCTAGCATCCAGGAGCGAGCCGAGAGGTTAGCCTCTCTGTTCAAAGACAAGCCTGCTAGACCCAAG CCTAAGAAAAAGCCCTCGCGCTTTCTTATCGAGCAGTGGCACAGAAAGCGGGAGATGTCCACTGATCCTCAGCTCACTTCACTCTCCTTGAACCGACAG CATTATGTAAAGATGTATACAGGTGGCGTGAGCTTGTTGGCTGAGCAAATAGCCAATCAGCTTCAGCCTCAGGAGGACTGCCGGAGCCGTCCCGATAAGAGGGAATTG GGTTCCTTGCGGAAGGAGTTTCCACAAAACATTGGAGGCAGCGATGTGTGTTTCTTCTGCCGGAAGCGTGTGTATGTGATGGAGCGACTGAGTGCGGAGGGCAAGTTCTTTCACCGCAGCTGCTTTAAGTGTGACTATTGCGGCACCACGCTGAGACTGTCGTCCTACGCCTTTGACGTGGAGGATG ggaAGTTTTACTGTAAGCCGCATTACTGTTACCGGTTGTCTGGGCAGGCTCAGAGGAAAAGGcctgctcctcctgctgctcctctCCAGCCGAAG GAATCCCAGGCACCAGTGATACCTGCAGCCAGCTTGGATGCCCCTGGGGCTCCATGTCCGGTGGAGCGTGGGCCCTCAG CTCCCGAGGTGAATGGTCTGGCTGAGCCCAGTGTGGCAAAACGTCTGAAAGGAACTCCTGAGCGCATTGAGCTGGAGAACTACCGGCTGTCCATGCAGAGAGAGGAGGAGCTAGAGGAGGTGCCAGAGGAGACGCTGGCCGAGCACAACCTCAGCAGCGTGCTGGATAAAGGCACGGACGTGGACGAGGGCTCCAG TAGCTCGGAGTCTGACATGGAGGAAGAGGGTGAGGAGCTGGAGCCACCAGCCAACTCTGACCTGGGTGGAGTGCCATGGAAGGAGGCCGTGGAGCTCCACGCCAAACTGAAGGCTGGCAGCGAAGCTGGGGCAAGCAGGAAGGAGGGAGActtggaggaagaggaggaagaagaggagggagatgaggaagaggatgaggaggaggaggaggatgaggaagaagaagaggaggatgaagaagaagaagaatcaagTGATG AGGGGGAGTATTACCCTTGGGAAAGGGAGCTCCAGTCAGGTCTATGGCTGGAGAACCTGAAAGATGAAGAGGATACAGGTACCTTTAAAG CCAGGAACCTGCGAATTCAACAAACCTTGGAGCCAGTGGACCCTGTGCTCCCCCAGACGGAGGGGGAAAAGGAGGAGTGCTCAGATTCGGGCTCTCTTCCTTCACTCCTCACGCAGAACACCCAGCCTGTCTCCTGCACAG TCCCCTCCCACAAATCATTGCGGCACGAGGCTGTCAGGGCCTGGCTGGACTCCATGTCTGGAG AGCCCTGTgtagaagatgaagaagagccTGAGGCTGAAGCAGGAAGCCCAGACATTGAGCCTGGCACTGAGCTGGATGAAG AGGACATCCCTTCAGATGCAGAAGCTGAAGCTCGCTCGCAGCTTGTTGAGGATCCTGAGCCTCTTCCAGTAGACACTGGGAAGCCAGCGAGCCTAGAGCAAGTTTCCAGAATTG AGCATACAGAACGGGTGTCTGTTAGTCCAAAGGAAATCATTGTAGACGTTATTCTCACTCCAATCCCAAAGCCAAGTACACCTACAGAGGAG ATCAAAGAAAAGTTGACTCCAGTGCTGATTAAATCTCCAGGCACACGCTTTTTTCCTGAGCCCTTTTTGCCTGATTATACCAAAACAGAGGTCCCACCATCACCTGAGGTTAAGACACCAAATACTCCTGTCGCGGTGGCATCTCCTATCCGCTTCCAGCCAGCGCCCCTACCAGATACGGTCACCCCCAAATCTCCTGTCCAGGTTGAGTCTTGTGCCTGCTCACCTTCAGCCAACCCCTTATCCCCAATTTGTGCTCAGCCCCTACCATGCCAGGAGCCCTCCTCACCCCTCTCTTCAGGCTCTCCTGTGAGGACTCAACCAGTTCCTGCTGTAACTTCCACTCCTCTGACAAAACCTGCCTCAGAGAGGACTACCACAGAATCTCTGAATGCAAAGGATTCGACAGTGGAGACGCCAGTCAAGAAGACTGACATCATTGAAGAGTTCTGGCTGAAGAGTGCTGAGATTAGGAGGAGCTTAGGGCTCATCCCACTGGACAGGAGCAAAGCTGTAGAGAAGAGCATTATTAAAACCCCTACCGCAGATCCTGTATTGTCTAAACCCCCGATCTCAGAGGACATATCGGAGAAGCCAGCATTCACAGGCCGCACAGTCATCCACAGACTCAATATTACTGTTGAGGGTCAGGTAATCTCTCCTGTAGAACCCAAGAGTAGTAGCTCAGAGAGGAAGGATCTGAGCAGTAGCTCTGGTCTGGGCTTGAACGATAGCAACACAACTAGTCAGACGCCTACCTGTGATAGCATTAACAACTCTGACTCAACCATGCTTACACCTCCTTCCAgtcctccaccacctccaccaaaTGAGGAGCCAGCAACTCTCACAAAGAAGAAGCCTCAAGTGTCTTGGGAGAAGCTATCTACTCCCAGTAAGGAACCTGAAGTGGAGAAAGCACCCACTAAAGTGAAAACTCCTACCAGTCCAAATCAGGACACATTTGTGACTGTTCCAGTAGCTGCTCCCAGAACTAACCCCCCAGTGGTGATGAGGATAAAGGAGCCCAATAAACCACGCCGAGAAGAAGTGAGGAAGTCCTTTGCAGAGTGCGTAGACGAGATTCCATTTGCTGATGATGTGGAGGACACGTATGATGATCGTACCCCTGACACAAGCATGCAGGATAGGTTTTACACCCCACCCACCAGCAGAGTGAACAGGGACAAGCCTTCCCTCCACCTCGCTTTGGCTATGGAGAATGGAAAACCCAACATCCATGGAGGTCTCGTGTCCAGATCAGTGAAGGGTCCCCAGCACTTTTCTCCTGAAGCCAAGGAGATTGCTGAAGAGCGgatgagggagagggagaaatcTGTGAAAAGTCAAGCTCTTAAGGATGCCATGGCCAAgcagattaataaaatgaaagaggCTGAGTCAAATAAGGGCGCTGTGGCCAAAGTGGCTTGGAACGTTTCGGACGTAGCTGTTAAACACAAGCAGCGCTCAAGTTCTCCAAAGTCTTCAGCTGTGAAAGCCTTGGAGAGCAAAAAACAAGCAGAGGGGCTTCCTGACCGTTTCTTTACCTCACCTTTAAATAAGAGTGTGGACAGTTCTGTCACCTCATCTGAGAGTTCCACAGGAGGCAAGAGTAAAAAACGTAGCTCCCTTTTCTCTCCGCGTAAGaacaagaaagagaagaaggcaAAAAATGAAAGCAGACACTCTGGTACAGAAGAGACCCCACCCAAACACAAGTCCTTGTGGAAAGCTGTATTTTCCGGCTACAAgaaagacaagaagaagaaagatgaCAAGTCTTCTCCGAGCACACCCTCTAGCTCCACAACAGTGGACtcaggaaagaagaaaggatCGCCTGTGGCAAGGTCCTCAG ATTTGCATTTGAGAAGAAACCTCAGCTTTTCCGAGGACTCAGATCTGTCCTGTGATGATGTTCTGGAAAGATCCTCTCAGAAGTCGAAGGCGGAT TCTGTTTATGTTCCTCATGCATTGGCGTTCAAGAGATCATATGCCACGAAG AAGACATACACTGAGGAAGAGCTAAATGCCAAGCTCACACGTAAGGTCCAGAAGGCAGCTCGGCGTCAGGCCAAGCAGGAGGAGCTGAAGAGGCTCCACAGGGCTCAG ATCATTCAGAGACAGCTAGAGCAGGTGGAGGAGAAACAGAGGCAGCTGGAGGAGAGGGGTGTAGCAGTGGAGAAGGCTCTGCGAGGGGAAGCAG